The following is a genomic window from Spirosoma foliorum.
AACAGTCTTGAACAGTTCAACTGCCATTGCGTGATCGGTAGTGGTACGAAGTTTTTTCACCATGTTCCGAGTCGTAACATGTTGGTAACGGTTCAATAGACGCTTCTTGGCACTCGACCGTATTGCTTTTTTTGATGACTTATGATTTGCCATTGGTATATAAATGAGATCGTTGTCGCGATATGAGGGCGCAAAAATACGAATTTCGGTTGGAATAACAAATAGTTCCAACCGAAATTCTTTCTGCTAGCCCATCTTAAGGACGAATATCAGCGTTGACAATCAGCGTTTTTTCCCAGATCCCTTTGTTCTGAGCAATGAATTGCTTGTAGGCTGGACTGTTCTCAAAAGTTTTTATATCAGCTTCACTCTGAAACGTCAGGTAATGTACTACGTCATAGTCAGCAACAGCCTGATTTGGCAAAATTGTCTTGCCAGATGTGTAATTGACGACCTGTGGAATTTCGTGCTTTAATGACGCAAAACCGTTCATATGCTGCTCAACTGCTGCACTTTCGACCCCTTTTTTGAATTTAATACACACAACTTGCTGTTTCTGAGCTTTTCTAGCGGGTGAGTAGGCACCGTAGATTG
Proteins encoded in this region:
- the rpsT gene encoding 30S ribosomal protein S20, giving the protein MANHKSSKKAIRSSAKKRLLNRYQHVTTRNMVKKLRTTTDHAMAVELFKTVSSALDKLAKRNIIHKNKASNNKSKLARLVNSLKVATA
- a CDS encoding Dabb family protein, which produces MNAKSKGYTLVIVLMCSFALTIYGAYSPARKAQKQQVVCIKFKKGVESAAVEQHMNGFASLKHEIPQVVNYTSGKTILPNQAVADYDVVHYLTFQSEADIKTFENSPAYKQFIAQNKGIWEKTLIVNADIRP